One part of the Arabidopsis thaliana chromosome 4, partial sequence genome encodes these proteins:
- a CDS encoding uncharacterized protein (FUNCTIONS IN: molecular_function unknown; INVOLVED IN: biological_process unknown; LOCATED IN: cellular_component unknown; BEST Arabidopsis thaliana protein match is: oxidative stress 3 (TAIR:AT5G56550.1); Has 289 Blast hits to 232 proteins in 41 species: Archae - 0; Bacteria - 12; Metazoa - 36; Fungi - 21; Plants - 151; Viruses - 2; Other Eukaryotes - 67 (source: NCBI BLink).) yields MNIRDGNLISTTKEEEGVIGVSGSSAKVSSSSSISMCSSDLTEDASSSSSSSSSSSNGPFDDLSDLISQLPIIQVKKGGLSKYYKGKSQSFTSLANVTSLQDLVKRGSRTKSCCKRDYFYGPKATISMKATRTSSKHSNSRLTFKPFHDSPKSVQ; encoded by the exons atgaacaTTCGCGATGGTAATCTTATTTCgactacaaaagaagaagagggtgTTATTGGAGTTTCAGGATCCTCTGCAAAagtttcatcttcatcttctatcTCTATGTGTTCATCTGATTTAACAGaggatgcttcttcttcttcttcttcttcttcttcttcttcaaatggGCCTTTCGACGATCTTTCGGACCTCATCTCTCAGCTCCCTATCAT tcAGGTCAAGAAAGGAGGACTTTCAAAGTATTATAAAGGCAAATCTCAATCATTCACATCTCTAGCAAATGTCACAAGTCTACAGGATCTTGTGAAGAGAGGATCAAGAACGAAGTCATGCTGCAAAAGGGATTATTTCTATGGACCAAAGGCAACAATCTCCATGAAAGCCACGAGAACATCctcaaaacattcaaattcaAGATTAACCTTTAAACCATTTCATGATTCACCCAAATCAGTTCAATGA
- a CDS encoding P-loop containing nucleoside triphosphate hydrolases superfamily protein (P-loop containing nucleoside triphosphate hydrolases superfamily protein; FUNCTIONS IN: sulfotransferase activity; INVOLVED IN: biological_process unknown; LOCATED IN: cellular_component unknown; EXPRESSED IN: embryo, sepal, flower, seed; EXPRESSED DURING: petal differentiation and expansion stage, E expanded cotyledon stage; CONTAINS InterPro DOMAIN/s: Sulfotransferase domain (InterPro:IPR000863); BEST Arabidopsis thaliana protein match is: P-loop containing nucleoside triphosphate hydrolases superfamily protein (TAIR:AT5G43690.1); Has 2654 Blast hits to 2620 proteins in 183 species: Archae - 0; Bacteria - 186; Metazoa - 1675; Fungi - 1; Plants - 535; Viruses - 0; Other Eukaryotes - 257 (source: NCBI BLink).) → MEKWMNLRDEDLTEETKTLISSLSSEKGYLGRNLCKYQGSWYYYNFLQGVLNFQRGFKPQDTDIIVASYPKSGTLWLKALTVALFERTKNPSHDDPMSHPLLSNNPHNLLSSSSPRLFSTHTPFHTLQVAVKDSPCKVVYICRDAKDSLVSRWHIVCRSLNKEEDRTILESMFESFCSGVCLFGPFWDHILSYWKASLEKPKQVLFMRYDEIKTDPHGQLKKLAEFLGCPFSKEEEKNGSLNKILEMCSLPNLSSLEVNKTGKSINGIEYKNHFRKGIVGDWKNHLTPEMGSKIDMIMKEKLKDYSEVWFENAL, encoded by the exons atggagaagTGGATGAACTTGAGAGACGAAGACTTAACGGAAGAAACAAAGACTCTAatctcttcactttcttcagAGAAAGGGTACCTCGGTCGAAACCTCTGCAAGTACCAAGGCTCTTGGTATTACTACAACTTTCTCCAAGGTGTTCTCAATTTCCAGAGAGGTTTTAAGCCTCAAGACACTGATATTATCGTCGCATCGTACCCAAAATCCGGCACCCTGTGGCTCAAGGCACTCACTGTCGCGCTTTTTGAGAGAACAAAGAACCCTTCTCATGATGATCCTATGAGCCATCCTCTTCTATCCAACAATCCTCACAACCTC ctctcatcatcatctccaagGTTGTTCTCTACTCACACGCCTTTCCACACGCTGCAAGTAGCTGTCAAGGACTCTCCTTGCAAGGTGGTTTACATCTGCAGGGACGCGAAAGATTCGCTGGTGTCACGTTGGCATATCGTTTGCAGGAGTCTGAATAAAGAAGAGGACAGAACCATTCTTGAGTCTATGTTTGAGTCCTTTTGCAGCGGAGTCTGCTTGTTTGGTCCGTTTTGGGATCATATCCTGAGTTACTGGAAAGCTAGCTTGGAAAAGCCAAAGCAAGTGCTTTTCATGAGGTATGATGAGATAAAAACAGATCCTCATGGTCAGCTCAAGAAACTCGCAGAGTTTTTGGGTTGTCCATTttctaaggaagaagaaaagaacgGATCTCTAAATAAGATCTTGGAGATGTGTTCTCTGCCTAACCTGAGCAGTTTGGAGGTTAACAAGACCGGAAAGTCAATCAATGGCATAGAGTACAAGAACCATTTCCGCAAAGGGATAGTTGGTGACTGGAAGAATCATCTAACTCCGGAAATGGGTAGCAAAATCGACATGATCATGAAGGAGAAACTCAAAGATTATTCCGAGGTTTGGTTTGAAAATGCattgtaa
- a CDS encoding uncharacterized protein (unknown protein; Has 9 Blast hits to 9 proteins in 5 species: Archae - 0; Bacteria - 0; Metazoa - 2; Fungi - 0; Plants - 3; Viruses - 0; Other Eukaryotes - 4 (source: NCBI BLink).) — protein sequence MRSERSSKGPFEEEEEEEEEEEASSVKSDEHIEIEDEDETFAEDPETPITPSSSFVVEIRLPSRMFISSSFVNYV from the coding sequence ATGAGGTCCGAAAGATCGTCGAAAGGCccatttgaagaagaagaagaagaagaagaagaagaagaagcatcctCTGTTAAATCAGATGAACACATAGAgatagaagatgaagatgaaactTTTGCAGAGGATCCTGAAACTCCAATAAcaccctcttcttcttttgtagtcGAAATAAGATTACCATCGCGAAtgttcatctcttcttcttttgtcaatTATGTTTAG